Proteins found in one Pontibacter sp. SGAir0037 genomic segment:
- a CDS encoding chemotaxis protein CheW yields the protein MKKEKEKATEEEPVVDTAIALTSKEKEVETKKHVVEEMVHIIVFKLGAEEYAIRIEQVREVTVTPGITRMPRTPHFIKGVANVRGDIIAIMDLEERFGIRPVAEEGVLASNTTYTLVIEAKEYSIGVVVKEVPQSMNIGSSKIDRSPAFLQDINVNENYIEGIAKVDNRLIIILDMYKILTHDEIKELAG from the coding sequence ATGAAAAAGGAGAAAGAAAAAGCGACAGAAGAAGAGCCGGTGGTAGATACTGCCATTGCGCTCACTTCTAAAGAAAAGGAAGTAGAGACGAAAAAGCATGTTGTGGAAGAAATGGTCCACATCATTGTCTTTAAGCTCGGAGCCGAAGAATACGCTATCCGGATAGAGCAGGTGCGGGAGGTAACGGTAACTCCAGGTATTACCCGAATGCCCCGCACGCCGCACTTCATTAAGGGTGTAGCCAATGTTCGCGGCGATATTATTGCCATTATGGATCTGGAGGAACGGTTTGGCATAAGACCTGTTGCAGAAGAAGGAGTACTCGCCTCCAACACCACTTATACCCTGGTAATTGAAGCCAAAGAATACAGTATTGGGGTAGTAGTAAAAGAGGTGCCTCAGTCTATGAACATTGGCTCTTCCAAAATCGACAGATCACCTGCTTTTCTGCAGGATATCAATGTCAATGAAAACTATATTGAAGGTATTGCCAAAGTAGACAACCGCCTGATTATTATCCTGGATATGTACAAAATACTTACCCATGATGAGATAAAAGAGCTGGCAGGATAA
- a CDS encoding response regulator, whose translation MKRILIVDDSFYMRTMLKNMLTDAGYEVVGEAPNGQTALELAKETKPDLITLDVILPDNTGLDVLKGIKGEQPDMKVIIVSAVGQEVIVNEAMEYGAQSYIVKPFSEEKVLEVVSKVLAEEPKSE comes from the coding sequence ATGAAAAGAATACTGATTGTAGATGATTCTTTCTACATGCGCACTATGTTGAAGAACATGCTGACTGATGCAGGTTACGAAGTGGTAGGCGAAGCTCCGAACGGACAAACAGCGCTGGAACTGGCAAAAGAAACAAAACCTGATTTAATTACACTGGATGTTATCTTGCCTGATAATACAGGTCTCGACGTACTGAAAGGTATTAAAGGTGAGCAGCCAGACATGAAAGTAATTATCGTAAGTGCTGTCGGCCAGGAGGTGATCGTGAACGAAGCAATGGAATATGGTGCCCAATCCTATATTGTAAAGCCTTTTTCAGAAGAAAAGGTACTGGAAGTAGTCAGTAAAGTATTGGCTGAAGAACCTAAAAGCGAATAA
- a CDS encoding chemotaxis protein CheB, whose protein sequence is MQEQASILNVLIADKSSYGRLVLEDILGSQNDIRVVGAVADGEALLAKLSLVRTDVAIIDMDMPGSNCLTTLEKVFNLFTTPVLLLVDEHKLTLELVQQVIQLGVYALIVKPGVFRPNYRSIQDEVLRKVKAVRHSEQRDMQVVMQHLLQEARLTVKEAKHRAGAVDTVFVIGASTGGTQAIEAIVKHLKPDLKAAVLIAVHLPAQFTKSFTRRLQELTPLSVMEGKAGMSLKAGKIIVAPGGRNMVMQSVMGSKANLKVGFTHEPTVAEDQPSVDLLMKSVAESAVKNVIGVILTGMGKDGTLGASLIRKRGGLIIAQDEASSAIFGMAKSAIEGGYIHKVLSLSEIPGFINNYQAPLHEVSLTGGIR, encoded by the coding sequence GTGCAAGAGCAGGCGAGTATTTTAAATGTTTTAATAGCAGATAAATCAAGCTACGGGAGGTTGGTGTTAGAAGATATCCTTGGCTCTCAGAATGATATCCGGGTAGTAGGGGCAGTAGCTGACGGAGAGGCCTTACTGGCAAAGTTAAGCCTTGTCCGGACAGATGTTGCAATTATTGATATGGATATGCCCGGTAGTAATTGCTTGACTACCCTGGAAAAGGTGTTTAACCTGTTTACTACCCCTGTACTTTTACTGGTAGATGAACATAAACTGACGCTGGAGCTGGTACAGCAGGTGATACAATTAGGTGTGTATGCCCTGATCGTAAAGCCTGGTGTTTTCAGACCAAACTACAGGTCTATACAGGATGAGGTACTCCGGAAAGTAAAGGCTGTTCGGCATTCTGAGCAACGGGATATGCAGGTGGTTATGCAGCATTTGCTGCAGGAAGCCCGCTTAACCGTAAAAGAAGCCAAGCATAGGGCAGGTGCAGTAGATACTGTATTTGTTATTGGCGCCTCTACCGGAGGCACCCAGGCAATAGAGGCTATTGTGAAGCACCTAAAGCCGGATTTAAAGGCAGCTGTTCTGATTGCAGTTCACCTGCCTGCTCAGTTTACAAAATCTTTCACCAGGCGACTGCAGGAGCTTACGCCATTGAGTGTGATGGAGGGAAAGGCTGGCATGAGCCTGAAGGCAGGTAAAATAATAGTGGCACCGGGCGGCCGCAATATGGTGATGCAGTCTGTGATGGGTAGTAAAGCGAACTTGAAGGTTGGTTTTACGCATGAGCCCACCGTAGCAGAAGACCAGCCATCAGTTGACTTGCTGATGAAGTCTGTAGCTGAGAGTGCTGTTAAAAACGTAATAGGCGTAATTTTAACAGGTATGGGGAAAGACGGTACCTTAGGTGCCAGCCTGATCCGGAAAAGAGGCGGGCTTATCATAGCCCAGGACGAAGCATCATCAGCTATTTTCGGTATGGCCAAATCGGCTATAGAGGGTGGCTATATACATAAAGTATTGTCACTGTCTGAAATACCAGGTTTTATAAATAATTATCAGGCACCGCTGCATGAGGTCAGTTTAACTGGCGGCATTAGATGA
- a CDS encoding chemotaxis protein CheA, whose protein sequence is MKSREQEYKEIFLAEALEYFDALNRHISELERKPQNDQTLAEIFRLLHNLKANAKAIGYLQISDLSHKLETAFSLIRNKELSFSDEVVTVLFDGIDLLGELIFNIDNPDYGNPDPVLLRNLDIIVDSLSDSTIELAKVQKYNTTKNLSLSELVYIQIKKLDHLMNLVGELMIDRDRILSISRDLNNDELKNVSSHLYRITEDLQYSVMDARLVSVGSLFNKFPRIVRDVATAEKKEVDLELAGQDIQIDRNILQIITDSLLHLVRNAITHGIEKPEDREKKGKPKAGQLALTARNDRDNVIIKLIDDGKGIDLKQVKRAAVDRQMVAADVVNDLSDTEIFSFLFEPGFSLAKEVTEFSGRGVGLDVVKNAIDSIGGRIYVDSAKGKGTTFTMQLPTSIAVKGALLFEVDEIFYAIPLMHTESVIALDKDELHEVGDVLVAEVKGETVTIIYLNELLNADMTTMHLGNKTKLRGQVQNIVIVSYNNRKLGLIVDKFYRQQDIVVKPLSKPLDTIDIYGGVTLLGTGKVCLVLDVPAITRFFISRRQEAGTKHNNLLT, encoded by the coding sequence ATGAAATCGAGAGAACAGGAATATAAAGAAATATTTTTAGCTGAGGCGCTGGAGTACTTTGATGCCCTGAACAGGCATATCAGCGAGTTAGAGCGAAAGCCGCAGAACGATCAAACCCTGGCGGAGATATTCCGTTTGCTTCATAACCTGAAAGCGAATGCAAAAGCTATTGGCTATCTGCAAATCTCTGATCTGTCGCACAAGCTGGAAACAGCGTTCAGCCTGATCCGGAACAAAGAGCTTAGTTTTAGCGACGAAGTTGTAACCGTACTATTTGATGGTATAGACCTGCTGGGGGAGCTGATCTTTAATATAGATAATCCCGACTATGGCAATCCGGACCCAGTGCTGCTGCGCAACCTGGATATTATAGTTGATAGTCTGTCGGACAGCACCATTGAACTGGCGAAGGTTCAGAAGTATAATACTACTAAAAACCTTTCGCTTTCAGAGCTGGTTTATATTCAGATCAAAAAGCTGGACCACCTCATGAACCTGGTGGGTGAGCTGATGATCGACCGCGACCGTATCCTTTCGATCAGCCGCGACCTGAATAATGATGAGCTAAAAAATGTAAGTTCACACCTGTACCGTATTACGGAAGATCTGCAGTACAGCGTGATGGATGCACGGCTGGTTAGTGTTGGATCACTGTTTAACAAGTTTCCGAGAATTGTCCGGGATGTGGCCACCGCCGAGAAAAAGGAGGTGGATCTGGAGCTGGCGGGGCAGGATATCCAGATAGACCGGAATATTCTGCAGATTATTACCGATTCGCTGTTGCACCTGGTCCGGAATGCGATTACCCACGGCATAGAGAAGCCGGAAGACCGTGAGAAGAAAGGAAAGCCAAAGGCAGGCCAGTTAGCGTTAACGGCCCGCAACGATCGCGACAATGTAATCATTAAGCTGATCGATGATGGCAAAGGCATTGATCTGAAGCAGGTGAAAAGGGCTGCCGTAGACAGGCAAATGGTAGCAGCAGATGTGGTGAACGATCTGTCTGACACAGAAATTTTTTCTTTTCTGTTCGAACCCGGTTTTTCGTTAGCGAAAGAAGTAACCGAGTTTTCAGGAAGGGGTGTAGGCCTGGATGTCGTAAAAAATGCCATCGACTCGATAGGTGGCAGAATTTATGTAGACTCTGCAAAGGGAAAGGGTACTACGTTTACCATGCAGTTACCTACTTCGATTGCGGTAAAAGGAGCATTGCTTTTTGAAGTAGATGAGATTTTTTATGCTATTCCGCTGATGCATACAGAATCTGTGATAGCACTGGACAAAGATGAGCTGCACGAAGTGGGAGATGTATTAGTAGCCGAGGTTAAAGGTGAGACCGTAACGATCATCTACCTGAATGAGCTGCTGAATGCAGATATGACCACGATGCACCTCGGAAATAAAACCAAGCTGAGAGGGCAGGTGCAGAACATTGTGATTGTATCGTACAATAACAGGAAGCTCGGCTTAATTGTAGATAAGTTTTACAGGCAGCAGGATATTGTTGTAAAGCCCCTGAGCAAACCCCTGGATACAATCGATATTTACGGCGGAGTAACATTATTAGGAACAGGCAAAGTGTGCCTGGTATTAGATGTGCCTGCAATCACACGCTTTTTTATTAGCAGGAGGCAGGAAGCAGGTACAAAACATAATAATCTACTAACATGA
- a CDS encoding chemotaxis protein CheC yields MMEPHVTELERDIIKEILNIGLARAADSFAVIAKDRVLLKVPDIQLIEVKDLIQLVTKYEDTHVIIQSDIKGDFNGATLMLFSDDHIKMLSEVCLNMVEVQQGVMSVMQESLLLEISNIITGALVTQLANILKSSIYGSPPKAPKNHIAESLKDILVQHPLFQPLVFTVLTQFTHNSKKVELPLLLFFDTNTLLKILDIIRTFSIDKKNMMESD; encoded by the coding sequence ATGATGGAGCCTCATGTGACTGAATTGGAGCGGGATATCATTAAAGAAATCCTCAACATCGGCTTGGCCAGAGCTGCAGATTCTTTTGCTGTAATAGCTAAAGACAGGGTTTTACTTAAAGTGCCTGATATCCAGCTTATCGAAGTGAAAGATCTGATTCAGCTTGTAACCAAGTATGAAGACACACATGTAATTATACAGTCTGATATAAAAGGCGATTTTAACGGCGCTACGCTGATGCTTTTTTCCGATGACCATATAAAAATGCTTTCTGAGGTATGCCTGAACATGGTGGAGGTGCAGCAGGGGGTAATGAGTGTGATGCAGGAGTCTCTTTTGCTGGAAATAAGCAATATTATTACTGGAGCCCTGGTTACCCAGCTAGCCAATATATTGAAATCAAGCATCTACGGATCACCGCCAAAGGCCCCTAAAAATCATATTGCGGAATCGCTGAAGGATATACTGGTACAGCATCCGCTTTTCCAGCCGCTGGTTTTCACAGTTCTTACCCAATTCACCCATAACTCTAAAAAAGTTGAATTGCCGCTGCTGCTCTTTTTCGACACCAATACCCTGCTAAAAATCCTGGATATTATCAGGACTTTTAGCATCGATAAGAAAAACATGATGGAAAGCGATTGA
- a CDS encoding putative phage abortive infection protein translates to MSDITLPSTPNKLSRYEITGYILIAAGAIVLFWGIIMFDLVTLIATGANEEVGIVFGEFGEFIGGIVGSLWALAGVFLFFATLTYQKREFELQRIELHKTQKIFQQQNFSTLYISFLNKHNDIINSLTAYDINKSEWSGTNFFVFFQEKVLSSFTQKVRTKEESAKTPELLHSFFKDYFIYHFSFYQTSLNPYLKNLSVLIKLIQRYRAETQDAGEYYSFITKAGFTQSELFLIYHVARYQLLVEFHNIDHAFDVFEDLKDELKVDRIVQQELNDENYL, encoded by the coding sequence TTGTCTGACATTACCTTGCCATCAACACCAAACAAATTAAGCAGATATGAGATTACCGGGTATATACTGATTGCTGCGGGAGCTATTGTATTATTCTGGGGCATTATAATGTTTGATCTTGTCACGCTGATCGCTACAGGGGCAAACGAAGAGGTTGGTATTGTTTTTGGTGAATTCGGAGAGTTTATCGGCGGAATTGTAGGCTCGTTGTGGGCATTGGCAGGCGTATTCCTCTTCTTTGCCACCCTTACTTATCAGAAGCGGGAATTTGAGCTACAGCGCATAGAACTGCATAAAACACAGAAGATCTTTCAGCAACAGAATTTCTCAACCCTTTACATCAGCTTTTTAAACAAGCACAACGATATTATTAATTCGCTCACAGCCTACGACATCAATAAGAGCGAATGGTCCGGCACCAATTTCTTTGTTTTCTTCCAGGAAAAAGTTCTTTCCTCGTTCACGCAGAAAGTGAGAACGAAGGAGGAAAGCGCTAAAACTCCGGAGCTGCTTCATAGCTTTTTCAAAGACTACTTTATCTACCATTTCAGTTTCTACCAGACCAGCCTGAACCCTTACCTGAAAAACCTGAGTGTTCTGATTAAGCTCATACAGCGTTACCGTGCCGAGACCCAAGATGCCGGAGAATACTACAGTTTTATAACCAAAGCTGGCTTTACACAGTCTGAATTGTTTCTTATTTACCATGTTGCGCGGTATCAACTGCTGGTAGAATTCCATAACATCGACCATGCCTTTGATGTGTTTGAAGACCTGAAGGATGAGCTAAAGGTTGATAGGATTGTGCAGCAAGAACTAAACGATGAAAATTACCTGTAA
- the speE gene encoding polyamine aminopropyltransferase yields MNALGRHILVEFYDCSPELMNDVVHIENSMVAAAETAGATVINSTFHHFSPYGVSGVVVIQESHLAIHTWPEYGYAAVDLFTCGDSVDPWVSYKYLKEAFEAGHGSSMECRRGQLDLLKRNDFNIENMRDVSPKPPEVAGAITRDVWFTERDENIALSLKHSGRQLYKKDSPYQRVEIYETLAYGNMLTLDGMVMCTQKDEYVYHEMITHVPMFSHTKAKRALVIGGGDGGTVRELLRHEQLEEVTLVEIDELVIEACKLHLPETAVAFDNPRLNLLVEDGIKYINECEDGRYDLIIVDSADPVGPGEGLFTAEFYSQVYRCLTPDGVMITQSESPRFNSAVFVEIYDTYKQIFGEEKVHCYLAAIPTYPTGTWSFSYSSKGNSHPLQYDREAAAGFARSQGLKYYNENIHTAAFALPNFVKELLNSKSTNVTDEYSAEPTN; encoded by the coding sequence ATGAACGCCTTAGGTAGACACATTTTAGTTGAATTTTACGATTGCTCTCCTGAGCTTATGAACGATGTAGTTCATATAGAAAACAGCATGGTAGCTGCTGCGGAAACTGCCGGAGCTACAGTTATTAATAGTACCTTTCATCACTTTTCGCCCTATGGCGTTTCCGGAGTGGTGGTTATCCAGGAAAGTCACCTGGCTATTCATACCTGGCCGGAGTACGGCTATGCTGCTGTCGACCTGTTTACCTGTGGGGATTCTGTTGATCCGTGGGTATCTTATAAGTATTTAAAAGAAGCTTTCGAGGCAGGACATGGTTCTTCCATGGAGTGTCGTCGTGGCCAGCTCGACCTGCTCAAGCGCAACGACTTTAATATTGAGAACATGCGCGATGTGTCTCCCAAGCCGCCCGAAGTTGCCGGAGCCATTACGCGTGATGTGTGGTTTACGGAGCGGGACGAGAACATTGCCTTATCTTTAAAGCACAGCGGGCGCCAGCTTTACAAAAAAGACTCTCCTTACCAGCGTGTGGAAATTTACGAAACGCTGGCCTATGGCAATATGCTGACGCTGGATGGCATGGTTATGTGCACACAGAAAGATGAATATGTTTATCATGAAATGATCACTCATGTGCCAATGTTCAGCCATACAAAAGCAAAAAGAGCTTTAGTGATTGGTGGGGGCGACGGAGGTACGGTACGGGAACTGCTTCGCCACGAGCAACTGGAAGAAGTAACGCTGGTAGAAATCGACGAGTTGGTAATTGAAGCCTGCAAATTGCATTTACCCGAAACGGCTGTTGCTTTCGATAATCCAAGGCTGAATCTTTTAGTGGAGGACGGCATTAAATACATCAACGAATGCGAAGATGGCCGTTATGACCTGATAATTGTAGACTCTGCTGATCCTGTGGGGCCGGGCGAGGGCTTGTTTACGGCCGAGTTTTACAGCCAGGTATACCGCTGCTTAACCCCGGACGGGGTAATGATCACACAAAGTGAATCGCCGCGCTTTAACAGTGCCGTGTTTGTAGAAATCTACGACACGTATAAGCAGATTTTTGGTGAAGAGAAGGTGCATTGCTATTTAGCAGCAATACCTACCTATCCGACAGGAACCTGGAGCTTCTCTTATTCCTCCAAAGGAAACTCGCACCCACTTCAGTACGACAGAGAAGCAGCTGCCGGTTTTGCCCGAAGCCAGGGCCTTAAATATTATAACGAAAACATTCACACAGCTGCCTTTGCACTACCAAATTTTGTGAAGGAGCTTTTAAATTCTAAATCCACCAACGTTACAGATGAGTACTCAGCAGAACCAACCAACTAG
- a CDS encoding agmatinase family protein — translation MSTQQNQPTSTKEQKIAGFDPNGVGDISGGLFGLPFGVEEAEVVIIPVPWEVTVSYSAGTAQGPQAVKDASPQLDLFDPAIKDAWKLGIAMEEISQEWASTSEALRLKADEYIGWLEAGSPEADRAKYERLTSEVTAKGEELLQWLKAKAAAHLENGKLVGVLGGDHSTPLGLMHALAEKHEEFGILQIDAHADLRIAYEDFTYSHASIMYNALQLPQVKKLVQVGIRDLAQSEAEMADQSNGRITVFYDSVLKANAYEGDKWKKQCKKIIAQLPQKVYISFDIDGLDPKLCPATGTPVPGGLEFEEAVYLIKALVKSGREIIGFDLCEVAPGDSEWNGNVGARLLYKLCNWMAVSQKRLEA, via the coding sequence ATGAGTACTCAGCAGAACCAACCAACTAGCACAAAAGAGCAGAAGATAGCCGGATTCGACCCAAACGGTGTGGGCGATATCAGTGGCGGTTTATTTGGATTACCTTTTGGAGTTGAAGAAGCTGAGGTTGTAATTATACCTGTTCCGTGGGAGGTAACCGTTTCTTATAGCGCCGGAACAGCACAAGGGCCACAGGCCGTTAAAGATGCTTCTCCTCAGCTGGATTTATTTGATCCAGCCATTAAAGATGCCTGGAAGCTTGGTATTGCAATGGAAGAGATATCGCAGGAATGGGCCTCAACCAGCGAAGCCTTAAGGCTGAAAGCGGATGAGTACATTGGATGGCTGGAAGCAGGAAGCCCGGAAGCAGACAGGGCCAAGTATGAACGCCTGACATCAGAAGTAACCGCAAAAGGAGAGGAGCTGCTGCAATGGCTGAAGGCTAAAGCTGCGGCACACCTGGAGAACGGAAAGCTGGTTGGCGTATTAGGTGGCGACCACAGCACACCCCTGGGACTCATGCACGCGCTGGCCGAAAAGCACGAGGAGTTCGGTATTCTTCAGATAGATGCACACGCCGATTTGCGGATAGCCTATGAAGACTTTACATATTCCCATGCCTCTATTATGTACAACGCACTGCAACTGCCGCAGGTAAAGAAGCTGGTGCAGGTTGGCATTCGTGATCTGGCACAAAGCGAGGCTGAAATGGCTGATCAATCGAACGGGCGTATCACTGTTTTCTACGATTCTGTTTTGAAAGCCAATGCCTACGAAGGAGATAAATGGAAGAAACAATGCAAGAAAATCATAGCGCAGCTTCCTCAAAAAGTTTATATCAGCTTCGACATCGATGGGCTGGATCCGAAACTTTGCCCTGCTACAGGCACACCGGTTCCGGGTGGGTTAGAGTTCGAAGAAGCGGTATACCTCATCAAGGCGCTGGTAAAGTCAGGCCGTGAGATTATAGGTTTCGACTTATGCGAAGTAGCTCCGGGCGACAGCGAGTGGAACGGGAACGTAGGAGCGCGCCTGCTGTATAAGCTTTGCAACTGGATGGCTGTTTCCCAAAAGCGCCTGGAAGCTTAG
- a CDS encoding phage holin family protein, with protein sequence MGLIIKFLITVAAAMMSAMFLPGVRIDGLMSAVLLALVLAVLNAIVKPILIFLTIPVTVITLGLFLLVINAVIILIADALVAGFIVDGFLWALLFSLVLAVLTAILEAIFQK encoded by the coding sequence ATGGGATTGATCATTAAGTTTTTGATTACGGTAGCTGCTGCTATGATGTCGGCTATGTTTTTGCCTGGTGTAAGAATAGACGGCTTAATGAGCGCCGTGCTGCTGGCGCTAGTGCTAGCAGTGCTGAATGCCATTGTAAAACCAATTCTTATTTTTCTGACCATACCCGTAACAGTTATTACATTGGGGCTCTTCTTGCTAGTTATCAATGCTGTGATCATACTCATAGCAGATGCACTGGTGGCCGGGTTTATAGTAGATGGCTTCTTGTGGGCGCTGCTTTTCAGTCTTGTGCTTGCAGTGTTAACCGCCATTCTGGAAGCGATATTCCAGAAATAA
- a CDS encoding four-helix bundle copper-binding protein, with protein MKSEETNELQHILIKCITACEACATMCLQEDNVKMMVRCIMLDRDCADICALTSRFVARNSAHAKHVMRECIEICRLCEEECRKHDHDHCQHCADICKQCAKACEEWVNNH; from the coding sequence ATGAAATCTGAAGAAACGAACGAACTACAACACATCCTCATTAAATGTATTACTGCCTGCGAAGCATGTGCTACTATGTGCCTTCAGGAGGATAATGTGAAAATGATGGTCCGCTGCATTATGCTCGACCGCGATTGTGCCGATATTTGTGCTCTAACATCTCGGTTTGTTGCCAGAAACTCTGCTCATGCCAAACATGTGATGCGGGAATGTATTGAGATTTGCCGCCTCTGCGAAGAGGAATGTCGCAAACACGACCATGATCACTGCCAGCATTGCGCCGACATTTGCAAGCAGTGCGCGAAAGCATGTGAAGAGTGGGTAAACAACCATTAA
- the recQ gene encoding DNA helicase RecQ produces MDIREAREALKLYFGYEKFRPMQEQIISSILGGKDVVVLMPTGGGKSVCYQVPAVVMKGICVVVSPLIALMKDQVEALLVNGITAAYLNSTQASDEQYKIESACLSGNIKLLYVSPEKLLSAGFMSFLQRINVSLFAVDEAHCISAWGHDFRPEYTQLKALKQQFPSIPVVALTATADRLTQKDIQEQLYLQNPAVFVASFDRPNINLMVRPGKDRLKRITDFLERRHKQPGIVYCLSRNATESLATKLKAHGYKATYYHAGMPAAKRAKAQEEFLKDDVQIVCATVAFGMGIDKSNVRWVIHYNLPKNIEGYYQEIGRAGRDGAASDALLFYSYADVMNMRTMLSEGNNEKQNELQLVKLERMQQYAEASICRRRILLQYFGEVMEKDCGNCDICRNPPVSFDGTTIAQKALSAIARMQERANMGLLIDVLRGSRSSQVLQGGYERIKTYGAGREVGSLDWQRYLHQMLNAGLVELAYDQNYTLKLTAQSKQVLFEGRKVQLVKFEEVKQQEEAAAVKARPKRELIKDALFERLRALRKQLADELNVPPYVIFTDSTLQEMAAEKPSNRIAMLAISGVGSQKFERYGHDFITEIINFVTEEQNKGNKVKGATHLITLEGYKQGLSPEDIAAQRNLNPVTIYSHLATLYEEGYPVRIEDFVSKNEYKAISKAIAVLGEDAKLKDLFDFLKEEYPYFKIRLSLSVFKKTKVA; encoded by the coding sequence ATGGATATCAGGGAGGCACGGGAAGCACTAAAGCTTTACTTTGGATACGAAAAATTCCGCCCCATGCAGGAGCAGATCATCTCCAGCATTTTAGGTGGTAAAGATGTAGTGGTTTTAATGCCAACCGGTGGTGGTAAATCAGTCTGCTACCAGGTTCCGGCTGTCGTCATGAAAGGCATTTGTGTGGTTGTGTCGCCGCTTATCGCCCTTATGAAAGACCAGGTAGAGGCACTGTTGGTGAATGGAATAACGGCTGCCTACCTCAACAGTACCCAGGCCTCCGATGAACAGTACAAAATAGAAAGTGCCTGCTTATCCGGTAATATTAAACTGCTGTATGTTTCGCCTGAAAAGCTGCTTTCAGCCGGGTTTATGTCTTTCCTGCAAAGAATAAATGTTTCTCTTTTTGCTGTGGACGAAGCACACTGTATTTCTGCCTGGGGCCACGATTTCAGGCCGGAGTATACGCAGCTGAAGGCATTGAAGCAGCAATTTCCTTCTATACCGGTTGTGGCACTTACCGCTACCGCCGATCGCCTAACGCAAAAAGATATTCAGGAGCAACTTTACCTGCAAAACCCTGCTGTGTTTGTTGCTTCTTTCGACAGGCCCAATATTAACCTGATGGTGCGCCCCGGGAAAGACCGTTTAAAAAGAATCACGGATTTCTTGGAGCGGAGGCATAAACAGCCAGGCATTGTGTACTGCCTGAGCCGCAACGCAACCGAATCGCTGGCTACAAAATTAAAAGCCCATGGCTACAAAGCTACTTATTATCATGCCGGAATGCCGGCAGCCAAGCGGGCCAAAGCGCAGGAGGAGTTTCTGAAAGATGATGTGCAGATTGTCTGTGCCACAGTGGCTTTCGGGATGGGAATAGACAAATCGAATGTGCGCTGGGTCATTCACTATAACCTGCCTAAAAACATCGAGGGCTACTACCAGGAAATCGGACGGGCCGGTCGGGACGGTGCTGCTTCTGACGCGCTATTGTTTTATAGTTACGCCGATGTGATGAACATGCGCACCATGCTCTCTGAAGGAAATAACGAGAAGCAGAATGAGCTGCAACTGGTAAAACTGGAGCGAATGCAGCAGTATGCCGAGGCTTCTATCTGCCGCAGGCGAATTTTGCTGCAGTATTTTGGCGAGGTAATGGAGAAAGACTGCGGCAACTGCGATATATGCCGCAACCCTCCTGTATCCTTCGATGGCACAACAATTGCCCAGAAGGCGCTTTCGGCTATAGCCCGCATGCAGGAAAGAGCAAACATGGGCCTGCTGATTGATGTGCTCCGGGGCTCCAGGAGCAGCCAGGTACTGCAGGGAGGTTACGAACGGATTAAAACCTACGGTGCAGGGCGTGAAGTTGGTTCTCTGGATTGGCAGCGTTACCTGCACCAGATGCTGAATGCCGGTCTGGTGGAGCTGGCGTATGATCAGAACTATACCTTAAAGCTGACGGCGCAGAGCAAGCAGGTGCTTTTTGAAGGCCGCAAAGTGCAGCTGGTGAAGTTTGAAGAAGTAAAACAGCAGGAAGAGGCGGCAGCTGTAAAGGCAAGGCCGAAACGCGAGCTTATAAAAGATGCGCTGTTCGAACGACTGCGTGCCTTGCGCAAGCAACTGGCAGATGAGTTAAATGTACCGCCTTATGTTATCTTCACTGACAGCACCTTACAGGAAATGGCGGCAGAGAAACCCTCCAATCGTATTGCCATGCTGGCAATTTCCGGTGTGGGTTCTCAAAAGTTCGAGCGCTACGGGCATGACTTTATTACCGAAATCATCAATTTTGTAACGGAAGAGCAGAACAAAGGCAACAAAGTAAAAGGTGCGACGCACCTGATCACCTTAGAAGGGTATAAGCAAGGCTTAAGTCCTGAAGATATTGCAGCTCAGCGAAACCTGAATCCTGTTACCATTTATTCTCACCTAGCAACTTTATACGAGGAGGGATATCCGGTTCGAATAGAAGATTTTGTGTCTAAGAACGAATATAAAGCTATTTCCAAGGCTATTGCCGTATTAGGAGAAGACGCCAAACTAAAGGACCTGTTTGATTTTCTGAAGGAAGAATACCCGTACTTTAAAATCCGGCTTTCCCTTTCAGTATTTAAAAAAACGAAGGTTGCTTAA